The Argopecten irradians isolate NY chromosome 4, Ai_NY, whole genome shotgun sequence genome has a window encoding:
- the LOC138320991 gene encoding cerebellin-3-like — MSSIVILYLVCISMVTTTVTCDTEVTKETFSSLQQQVQALQTAFLRQNAENQQLKDHFETRIEELKEHFEERIEDLTAENNELKDQWQLLPKTLQKRVSDAMPGIGFSATLSAHTALGVNQIIVFDTVVSNDGNGYDPHQGHFTAPITGLYAFSVTVMCYGSESYLHVAIIKDGHQIGVAFANGNNSDNGSKLVVVPLQQGQSVWVEHALDPSGYRIHGNAYSSFSGFLIQAY; from the exons ATGTCGTCCATAGTAATATTATATCTAGTTTGTATTTCTATGGTAACTACCACGGTTACCTGTGATACTGAAGTTACCAAGGAAACGTTCTCGTCTCTTCAGCAACAGGTTCAGGCACTACAGACCGCCTTCCTGCGTCAGAATG CTGAAAACCAGCAGCTAAAAG ATCACTTCGAAACACGTATAGAAGAGCTAAAGG AACACTTCGAAGAACGGATAGAGGATCTTACAGCCGAAAATAATGAACTAAAAG ATCAATGGCAATTACTGCCGAAGACTCTTCAAAAAAGAG TTTCAGACGCCATGCCAGGTATTGGTTTCTCTGCGACCCTGTCAGCGCATACCGCCCTTGGTGTAAACCAGATCATAGTGTTTGACACTGTTGTATCCAACGACGGTAACGGTTATGACCCCCATCAAGGTCACTTCACTGCCCCCATAACTGGTCTGTACGCCTTTTCCGTGACTGTCATGTGTTACGGGAGTGAGTCATATCTTCATGTCGCCATAATCAAAGATGGTCATCAGATTGGTGTCGCCTTTGCAAATGGTAACAATTCTGACAACGGAAGCAAACTTGTTGTTGTACCGCTTCAGCAAGGCCAGTCGGTTTGGGTGGAACACGCTCTTGACCCATCAGGATACAGGATACATGGCAATGCGTATAGTTCCTTTTCTGGATTCCTTATCCAAGCCTATTAA
- the LOC138320989 gene encoding cerebellin-1-like, which yields MSPITILQLVCMSMVTTMVTCDSNVTKETFSSLQQQVQALQTALLRQNAENQQLKAEHRELMDSMKRLAIDKQEQKDHFEKRIEELKEHFEKRLEDHAAESNELKDPWPKTLQKRVSDATSGIGFSASLSTTTALGDHQIIVFDTVVTNDGNGYDSRHGHFTAPVTGLYAFSVTVMCYGSESYLHVAIIKDSQQIGVAFANGNNSDNGSKLVVVTLQEGQSVWVEHYYDPSGYKIQGSAYSSFSGFLIQAY from the exons ATGTCGCCCATAACAATTTTACAGCTAGTTTGTATGTCTATGGTAACTACCATGGTTACCTGTGATAGTAACGTTACCAAGGAAACGTTCTCGTCTCTTCAGCAACAGGTTCAGGCACTACAGACTGCCCTCCTACGTCAGAATG ctGAAAACCAGCAGCTAAAAG CTGAGCACCGAGAACTCATGG ATAGCATGAAAAGGCTTGCAATTGATAAACAGGAACAAAAAG ATCACTTCGAAAAGCGTATAGAGGAACTAAAGG aACACTTCGAAAAACGTTTAGAAGATCATGCAGCCGAAAGTAATGAACTAAAAG ACCCATGGCCGAAGACTCTTCAAAAAAGAG TTTCAGACGCTACATCAGGTATTGGTTTCTCCGCGTCTCTATCAACTACCACCGCTCTTGGCGATCACCAGATCATTGTGTTTGACACTGTTGTAACCAACGACGGTAACGGTTATGACTCCAGACACGGCCACTTCACTGCTCCCGTAACTGGTCTGTACGCCTTCTCTGTGACCGTCATGTGTTACGGGAGTGAGTCATATCTTCATGTCGCCATTATCAAAGACAGTCAACAGATTGGTGTTGCCTTTGCAAACGGTAACAATTCGGACAACGGAAGCAAACTTGTTGTTGTTACTCTCCAGGAAGGCCAATCGGTTTGGGTAGAACACTATTATGACCCATCGGGGTACAAGATACAGGGCAGTGCGTATAGTTCCTTTTCTGGATTCCTTATCCAAGCCTATTAA